Proteins from a single region of Pseudomonas sp. BSw22131:
- the fdhA gene encoding formaldehyde dehydrogenase, glutathione-independent has translation MSGNRGVVYLGAGKVEVQKIDYPKMQDPRGKKIEHGVILRVVSTNICGSDQHMVRGRTTAQVGLVLGHEITGEVIEMGTGVENLKIGDLVSVPFNVACGLCRSCKEQHTGVCLSVNPGRPGGAYGYVDMGDWVGGQAEYVLVPYADFNLLKLPDRDKAMEKIRDLTCLSDILPTGYHGAVTAGVGPGSSVYIAGAGPVGLAAAASARLLGAAVVIVGDVNPVRLAHAKAQGFEIADLSTDTPLHEQIAALLGEPEVDCAVDAVGFEARGHGHDGVKAEAPATVLNSLMGVVRVAGKIGIPGLYVTEDPGAVDAAAKMGSLSIRFGLGWAKSHSFHTGQTPVMKYNRQLMQAIMWDRINIADVVGVEVITLDDAPRGYGEFDAGVPKKFVIDPHKLFSAA, from the coding sequence ATGTCTGGTAATCGTGGTGTGGTGTATCTCGGCGCTGGCAAGGTCGAAGTACAGAAAATCGACTATCCCAAAATGCAGGACCCGCGCGGCAAGAAGATCGAGCACGGCGTCATCCTGCGAGTAGTTTCCACCAACATCTGCGGCTCGGACCAGCACATGGTGCGCGGTCGCACGACCGCCCAGGTCGGCCTGGTGCTAGGTCACGAGATCACCGGCGAAGTGATCGAAATGGGCACCGGCGTCGAAAATCTCAAGATCGGCGATCTGGTTTCGGTGCCCTTCAACGTTGCGTGCGGCCTGTGCCGCTCGTGCAAAGAGCAGCACACCGGCGTTTGCCTGAGCGTCAATCCGGGGCGCCCGGGCGGCGCATACGGTTACGTCGACATGGGTGACTGGGTCGGCGGGCAGGCCGAATACGTGCTGGTGCCGTACGCCGACTTCAACCTGCTGAAACTGCCTGATCGCGACAAGGCCATGGAAAAGATCCGCGATTTAACCTGCCTTTCCGACATCCTGCCGACCGGTTACCACGGTGCGGTCACTGCGGGCGTTGGCCCCGGTAGCAGCGTTTACATTGCTGGCGCGGGCCCGGTCGGTCTGGCGGCCGCAGCATCGGCTCGCTTGCTGGGCGCTGCAGTCGTCATCGTCGGTGATGTTAATCCGGTGCGTCTGGCTCACGCCAAGGCTCAGGGTTTTGAAATCGCTGACCTGTCCACAGACACCCCGCTGCACGAACAGATTGCTGCGCTGCTCGGCGAGCCTGAAGTGGATTGCGCCGTCGACGCCGTGGGCTTTGAGGCACGCGGTCACGGGCATGACGGCGTCAAGGCCGAAGCGCCGGCAACAGTGCTCAACTCGCTGATGGGGGTGGTGCGTGTCGCGGGCAAGATCGGGATTCCGGGCCTCTACGTCACCGAAGATCCAGGTGCCGTCGATGCTGCAGCGAAAATGGGCAGCCTGAGCATTCGCTTCGGGCTGGGTTGGGCCAAGTCCCACAGCTTCCACACCGGTCAGACCCCAGTCATGAAATACAACCGCCAGCTCATGCAGGCGATCATGTGGGATCGCATCAACATCGCCGATGTCGTGGGTGTCGAAGTTATTACGCTCGATGACGCCCCGCGCGGGTACGGCGAGTTCGATGCCGGTGTGCCGAAGAAGTTTGTGATCGATCCGCACAAGCTGTTCAGCGCGGCGTAA